The following are encoded in a window of Verrucomicrobiota bacterium genomic DNA:
- a CDS encoding methylenetetrahydrofolate reductase C-terminal domain-containing protein — protein sequence MYKDLAAFLRDDTTFVITVEIVPTRGAIKRDVGEIIELAQHCIDDGRIHALSLTDNPGGNPRLSPDILGLDIKYRGLDAIIHLACKDYNRNGIESRAYQLSRLGLENILALTGDFPVEGYGGPPKPAFDIDSVMLLKMLGEMNEGLRVPGRKPGEWTALERTNFMAGACVSPFKKLESELMNQYWKLVNKVRMGAQFIVTQVGYDARKSDELLRFMRDNDLRVPVLGNVYVLTRVVAGIMHRGDLPGCVVNDDLMAQFDANAKLPDKGKQARLDLAAKQVAVLRGLGYKGAHIGGYGLKYEHLKYILDRAEEFFGDWQAHVKDVSFSIPGGCYLYEKNEATGLNTDTRTSGCPTQRAPIAYKFMKMIHDSFFEPGRLGFKWAQRVCRYIDERPSLARRFLRFESVMKDFTNRCRECGDCALPEMAFLCPESQCGKFLRNGQCGGSRDGMCEVWPDRTCVWVRIYDCLKSHGAELQIRDREPVARNWKLDRTSSWTNYYLGRDHAQVQPPPPRKKRA from the coding sequence ATGTACAAGGACCTCGCCGCGTTCCTCCGAGACGACACGACCTTCGTCATCACCGTCGAGATTGTACCCACGCGGGGCGCGATCAAGAGAGACGTCGGCGAGATCATCGAACTGGCCCAGCACTGCATCGATGACGGCCGCATCCACGCGCTGAGCCTGACAGACAACCCCGGCGGCAACCCGCGCCTGAGCCCCGACATCCTTGGCCTGGATATCAAGTACCGTGGCCTGGATGCCATCATTCACCTCGCCTGCAAGGACTACAACCGCAACGGCATCGAGAGCCGCGCTTACCAGCTCTCTCGTCTTGGCCTCGAGAACATCCTCGCCCTCACCGGCGATTTCCCCGTCGAGGGCTACGGCGGCCCGCCCAAGCCCGCGTTCGATATCGACTCGGTCATGCTGCTCAAGATGCTCGGCGAGATGAACGAGGGCCTCCGCGTTCCGGGCCGCAAGCCGGGCGAGTGGACCGCGCTCGAACGTACCAACTTCATGGCCGGCGCCTGCGTCTCGCCGTTCAAGAAGCTCGAGTCCGAGCTGATGAACCAGTACTGGAAGCTCGTCAACAAGGTCCGCATGGGCGCCCAGTTCATCGTCACCCAGGTCGGCTACGACGCCCGCAAATCGGACGAGCTCCTGCGCTTTATGCGCGACAACGATCTTCGCGTTCCCGTGCTCGGCAACGTCTACGTGCTCACGCGAGTCGTCGCGGGTATCATGCACCGGGGCGACCTGCCCGGTTGCGTCGTCAACGACGACCTCATGGCGCAGTTCGACGCGAATGCGAAGCTGCCCGACAAAGGCAAGCAGGCCCGCCTCGATCTGGCCGCCAAGCAGGTCGCCGTCCTGCGCGGCCTTGGCTACAAGGGCGCCCACATCGGCGGCTACGGCCTCAAGTACGAGCATCTCAAGTACATCCTTGACCGCGCGGAGGAGTTCTTCGGCGACTGGCAGGCCCATGTCAAAGACGTCAGCTTCAGCATCCCCGGCGGCTGCTACCTCTACGAGAAAAACGAAGCCACCGGCCTCAATACCGACACCCGCACGTCGGGATGCCCAACGCAGCGCGCGCCGATCGCCTACAAGTTCATGAAAATGATCCACGACAGCTTCTTCGAGCCGGGCCGGCTTGGCTTCAAGTGGGCCCAGCGCGTCTGCCGCTACATCGACGAGCGCCCGTCGCTTGCGCGCCGCTTCTTGCGCTTCGAGTCGGTTATGAAGGACTTCACGAACCGCTGTCGCGAGTGCGGCGACTGCGCCCTGCCCGAGATGGCGTTTCTCTGCCCCGAGTCTCAGTGCGGCAAGTTCCTGCGTAACGGCCAGTGCGGCGGCAGTCGAGACGGCATGTGCGAAGTCTGGCCCGACCGCACCTGCGTCTGGGTCCGCATCTACGACTGTCTCAAGTCCCACGGCGCCGAGCTCCAGATCCGCGACCGCGAACCCGTTGCCCGCAATTGGAAGCTCGACCGCACCAGCTCCTGGACCAACTACTACCTCGGCCGTGACCACGCCCAAGTCCAACCCCCGCCGCCCCGCAAGAAACGCGCGTAG